ttaaaaaattcacgGCCAAGCACTCGCTTTGAGACGATGCTTCAAGACCTCTTTGTGATCAACGCAGCCACACACGGCCACCACTCTCTCTCTATGTATATGTAAGGGaggtccttcttcttcttcttctttagccgacttctatatatatatatatatatataggcccTTATCCTTCTTTTGCCGACGTATAGTAGGATTCTATTTCCTACTTTGCCTGCCACGCGTTAACCCCAATAACCCCAATCAAGGTGCGGGTCAAAGTCAACACTGAACTTTCCTACTTTGTTGTTATCTTGAACGAACAATATATGGTAATTGATTTCCGTAATCTACAAATCCTGGACTTTTGTTTAGACTTATCAAATCGGCAGCTTATGGTCCAAATATTCACTTTGGACTCCAATGCCTAATAGGAAATCTTGTGCATGTCCCCAAATATTCagctttcattttttattttttttattttagatggaatttcattcataaactcaaacttgagacatattttaCCACAACCAATTGAGAAGTGTAGTGATAGCTAGCGTACATATGGGGAACAAACTAATAAAACCAATGCCACTAAACGACAAAAAAAGTTAATGTGTTTAAAGTTatactatttttaattaatttttataattgatcatttcattcaattgaaGAAGTTACTACTCTAAACAATAAAAAGACTAGATATGGCATTTTTCTAATATagcattatcattattattttgggtaaaatctccatcttcatttatttttatttttgggtcgtCTCTCCATCTTTACTTCGTACTATTGTTTTGCAAACGCCATGCGTGAGGTTGGAGACGGTAGAGTAGGGAGATTTGGGCCGTGAAAATAGCGGCTTAGTGGAAATTTCAAACAGATTCGCCCGACCAGTGAAGGAATTTATACAGAGAGCAAGAGATCGTGAGAAAATCGAAAAGGAATTTTCGAAATCAAACAAGCACTTGCAAAGATACGAACcgaaaagggaaataaaaataagaataaaaataaaatgcaaacacCCTTGAAACCGTGGTGAAAATACGCTCCTTTCTCGACAGAGTTCGATCGTTTTGCTCGGCTCCGAGGCTTCTCAAACGCTCGTATTCGGCCGGCGCTGTTGTTTCCATCGTTCGCAAGGTAAAGTTCGAGTTTTTTCTGTATCCTATACTGACATGTTATTTGTTTTACGGCCCAGGCGCACCGTCTCTTACGTAAGATGTTCCGGTGTGGTCTATAGATCGCGAGTCTATTGATTCTTGTTCGTTTTTCACGTTGTTTTAGCTGTCGTTTCGGTTTGAGTATCATCATATCACGTTTCCTCTGCAGAAACTTGTGTAGCTCTGCGTTCATAAGTCATCGTCGTGTCATTGTTTTAGCGAGTGTGCAACCATGTTTGGCTCGCACGTCGCGTCCCAGGCCGACCTTCGTTGGTCCCCATGGCTCGTGGATGCACCGGGATGGTTTAGGCTCGCTTCAAGGTCGAATTTGAGTTCGGGAAAGGGCTGAAAGCCTGCTGTCCAGATCGTTCAGGGGCTGGACAGCGGGTGTCCAGTTTTATATCCTCAGCCTCGCGGCGCACCTCCAAGTGATCTCGGATCATCCTTGTTGCACGCTTCTATACGTGTTTTGCATCATCTAGCATGCTTCCATCATGTCTTGATTCACTTTCCCCTTAAATTTGAGCATGTGTTGTGTTTAGTATTTGGGTTCTAGAAAGTGTTTTAACCTCTATTTGCAGATATCTATAGTGGAAAGTCGAAATAATATAATGGTTTTTACCAATATCTTGTTCCACCAAAAGTTGGATGGTTTTGACTAGCTTGGttttagcatatagtttttgTCATAGGTATATAATTAGTTTGCATCTCATTCATAGATAGTTAgtttaatatataaaagaaaattaaaagtaaaaagaaaaattacactTAGGTGATTATTACATCTTTGGATTagttaatttataattacttttggtctatcattttttgaatttatctGTCGCTTAGATTgaggaattttcatttattagcTTAGTCGAGGCTAATAACGAggcattatttttctttcctcataTTTTTACTGGCTTTCTTatgatttaatttgatttttgtttgttcgAGTCATCATCATGCATGATAACTTAGATTTCCATgtgtttttagaaaaaaaaatcagataatAACAAAGGGAAAGATTGCATGCAAGGCCTTCTGTGAACGAGGAAAGGCATAAGGTGTTACACAAATTTAGCGTATCTAATTTCACAGATATGTAGTTCGTAGAATTAAGGCAGGCTTCCATATCTTACTTGATCCCTAATCAATCCATAATAAATTTGTGGCATCCAATTGGCATAATTAACTAAAAAATTTAGTTGTGATCAGTGGAATTTAGGAGAAATCACGTCCCGATTATTCGCATCcgtttagtaatccattaatcTCCCTTGCGGTTCACCTTTGGAAAGTCTATCGTGATAGGATGATCATCAtggattatttaattttcttgtgATGTTCGATTGCAGAAAGTAGTTCTTTCTAATAAAATCATGGCAGTGACGGACCCAATGGCTTGGTCGAGAGAAAGCGGCCGAGAACTTGCGATTGAAGTGAGTGAGACACAAGTTCTATCATCCTCTGAATTAGTCTCTCAAGCTGCATTGCATCAAGATCGCCAAGTTTCTTCAAATTAAAAGGGTCTTTAACGcgtcgtgtttttttttttttgggggttctGGGTATACTTTTAGATAGAGAAGTGCATGCAGCTGTACATGGACCGCAACGAAACAGCCCGTGCCGTGGAAAGCCATACTGGGATCGACCGCCAGATGACGCAGATGGGTGAGAGATCATTCTTTTGATCTCATCAATGATTATTGCTCATAATTAAGTCCTGTTTTCCCACGGTTTCTTGTTTGGGTACTGTCTTTAAGCGATGATACTGAACTTGTCCTTGAAATTCCAGTTTGGGACAGACTGGAAGAGCAGAATCCGGTGTTTTTCCAACAGTACTACATAAGGGTAGTATTGAAACAACAGATCCTCAGGTTCAATCAATTGCTCGAACAACAGCATCGCGCCATGAACTTTCCTCCGGTGCCTGGTAAGGCTCTCAGAAGACTTCATTAACATAGAACTTCGCCTGCAAAATGCATAGCTTCTATCCTTCATCGCATATGGGTTCATGTATACTTTGGTCAACTTCCCGAACAAGAGAAAAAGCCCCTTGAACTTGGTTCTTGCACTACATGATCTAAACGAAAGCTAGCTGACGCTCTCAAGAATGACTACAATACTCGGGTCTTGTCGTGTGCTATTCTAAGTGATGCCATCTGTTTATGATTGTTTGCTTCTTGACGTTGTTTTATGTAGACCTTGAAGTTCGGCTGATGAATTTCACCACCCGTTAGATGGGTCCGGTTCTCGTACTTTGAACACTTCGCTATGTCAGGTTTTGATTGTTTTTTGCCTCCTTTCATGGTGCAGCAAAGCAACAAATGTCAATGGAACTCGCAGCAGAGACAGCTCCACATAATGGTGATTCTCCATTGAGCGTGATGAACTTTGAGAATGAGTAAGCAACTCCATTCTTGCGATGTTTCTGTATCTTGTCTCTCCTGGACAATTCTATTTGCTACATCTTCCAAAATTATTTACCCTTTTCTCCACTGCGCTGAACACTCTGGCGATTAGCTTAACTAGCCATCCCAATCTGGAAGCCACTTACCTACTTTATAGGATTCTTTATTAAAATAACCTGCCTGTGCACATTGTCTAACTTTGCAAATTCTGTTATCTGCACTAGTTTACATACATTCGTTCCTCTTTTGATAGGaattgtatgtttaattgaTCGTAATTGCTACCACTGATGAAATATATTGGCGGAAACAACGGGATAGTGACAGTGTGCATTTCTTGTGGAACACCTTGATTTCAATCAACTTCAAGTTGTGACGCTGACTTGTGCTTACGCTTGTGGTTGAAAAATGATGATGAGCAGGGCTGACTCTGACAAGCTACCTGCCATTCCTGCTGGCTCTGTCGGATTAGGAGAGGTGGCAGGGTCCGCTCCACATCTCGTACCTGGCGGCAGTCTTCCTCGTTCTTCACTGGAAGCACAAGGAATGAGAATAAATGCTGCATTAGACTCTGCACAAAGGCCGATTTCACAAGTTCCAAACCTTACCGCAGGTGGCCACCATGCTGGAAACATCAGGGGGCCTTTTCAACCATCCACTTCAATGGCTCAAAGCTTGAGCTGCTTTGATATAAATCTTGAAGGTATTCATGATATATAAATCTGTTTAGCCAGATATTCTGTGTCATCGCTTGAACTTGGTTCGGAGTTTTGACTGGCGAATCTTTTCTGCAAAGGTTTGGTTGAGCATATTACTTGTCAACTTACTCCATGTAGACATGGTGGTTTTGTTCATTTGCCCATCAATGCATTCAACTAATGGTGCCTCAGATCTGATAAAAGCTTGTAATATGATGTTAATCTATGCATGGATTAGTACATCTCCTAATACATACAAACACAGTTTACCATTTACAGAATCGAGACATTCCTAAGTAAACTTTCAATACTGGTTTCGTTCTTTTTCTGTGTTCTCCAAACTGATATTCATTCAGAGTCATTGAAATTCCTAAGTAAACTTTCAATActggttttgttctttttttgtgttcTCCAAACTGATATTCATTCAGAGTCATTGAAAGCCTTCAATTTTTGACATTGTGCTAGGAAGGTCCTTTCTCCTTCATCTGTTTCTATGTACTTAAACCATCTGAAACAATTGAAACAACCTGGAAAAGTGTTGATTGTTTTGCTACTTCTCCATGTATTCTTAGTTCTGATGGAGAGTTTTCTGGCAGCTTCCGTTCAGGAGGCCCTCGCTAATTTGGCATTAGATCAGGGCCCTCCATCTGTGGATCTCTAAGTGAAGTGGATATCGCAGGTGCCTTTATCAATATCAGCTAAAGAAGTTCGGTGGGGACAATATTGACGACCGCGGTGCTTCAGACACCATCTCATGTCTCTCTTCATTGAGTGAACACACAAATTCTCATTACATTTAGGGATTGAGCCTTGATAATTGTACATCATATTTCATGCTCTAATGCGATGTGCAAATTTGGGACGTATTAAGTAGAAAGGGTTATTGAATTACTTGAAATGATCATCTTCTATCCTATCCTTGATATCAAAGTGAAAGACGTGCAAATTTCAGTTTGTCTATGTCGATTGTTGCGGTGAGAATTTAATATAGCTTCATAGGCACGATGTGTATGAACTTGCCGAGATCGTGCTTTGGGCATAAACCGTTGCTCACATAGAACTTGTGAACTATAAATTTCACTTGAATCCAGCTACAACTAGCTTCAAATGTAAGATTTTTTAGTTTCATCTTCTTTCTGGTTGCTGCTGCATCTTCCCATAGACTTGCTGAGGCATATATATTTGTTGGCAAAATATCAGCAGCAGGTCGTCCGGCTCCTGCTAAAAAATCATCGCTGCAGCTTGTTTTGCAAGTTCAACATTTCTGTGAACTTGGCAAGCCGCCAGAAATGTATACGACACCAGTGTAGCAGCCCTGAAAggcattaaattattaaactgGAGGGCTTTGACAAGGGATCCTCTTCTTTAAATTCAGTATTCGGGGCATGACCCGGTTTCTTTATTCGACGGGCCAATGGTTCCAATTCATCATAGATCTCCCGTGCTTAGGTTGTGAGGTGTCAGCCACATAGAACTCGTGAACTATTTTTTCCCTTGAATCCAGCTCCAACGGGCTTCTTTTGTAAGATTTTTCAGTTTCCTTCTTATTTCTGATTTCTGCTGCATCTTCCCATGGACCTGCCGAGGCATAGATATTTGCTAGCAAAAATATAATCAGCAGGGAGGGTCATCCAGTTCCtgctaaaaaaattcattactGCAGCTTGTTTTGCAAGTTCAACATTGCTGTGAACTTGGCAAGCTCCAAGAAATGTAGGATAGACGAGTTTATCAGCCTGGAAAggcattgaatttataaattgaaGGGCCAGGACAACGGATTAGATCTGCCCACTAAATCCAttcatgcatgtgtcacgggccgacaGTTTCCTTGGCCGCAGAACCATCCGTGCAATGCCTGgcgagcggaattcgccaggcCAGCCTTCATTCAATAGCTGTTCCAACGAACAATATGGTGAATAGCTTCTTTGTACGAGATCGTACCACACCCAGTTTCgctcgggcgtctagtccatcgagtgagaTAGCAAATCTCTTTAGGCTCAATAACTGATTTTGGCCTGCTGTGGCCTCACCAGGAGAGTGGCATTAACTTTCAActagtttgtgcacgggaggctaACCTCGCCTTCAGAGCTCCTGAGTGATATAATctttctatcctagaactcctagcaccaaccgtaTTGACACCACTCCTACGGATCAGTTGTGTTCATCCCCTCTGCATCatcactcttcactcgataatCATAAGTACCGCTCACAAatgtcacgagtacgggaggattcgCGGACCGTGAAAAAAACATAGTGTTCAATTCTAGGCACGAATCCATATTCTGAGCACATTAAACTATTTCCATCCATCAGAAATACCACATGGCAACAAGAGGATAAAACAGCAACAAAGGTATCATAAGAAATCAAATTCTTTTCGAATAGTGCATGAGAAGCTCTCCAAGCGTCTTCCACGGGACTCAACCAGGAATACATGCTAATGAGATAATTACCCACGCAAGTATCACAGGCAAAGCCCAATTTTATTGCTAGAGTGCATATTTGTATCCCCATATCTACATCGCAAATACTTCACAGAAAAATTCGAAAGGGTTTGGCCCTGGACCTTTTTCATTTCGCAGATAGCCTCCTCATTCTCCAGTTTGCACATATCCTGCTGATTTTCGCTGTCCAACATCTCACATCATGATCTTGCCTCTGATCGGACACCTTTCTCAAATCATGAAGCGATCCACTAGCTACAAACTTCTCGTACATGTCGACCAAGCTGCATCAGACACAGACATTCGAAGCCAATCTAGACCGTATAATACTCCTTCAGCCACCCCCAGCATGGCACCTTGGCCGCTGGCACCACACTCAAGCAACAGCACGAGCTTGCGAAACTCCACCACTTGGGTTTGGGCTGCGCATGGAGAGTCGACACCGACGATGATGGTGGTGGACATGGCAGGACGACTCCAGTGACGTTGCAGGTGGTGATAGCCAGCAAGATTGGAGCAGTCAGCAcaaggaaaggaaggaagaaggaaagaacgAAAGGAGTAGGGAAAAGAAATAGCCTTTCTTTTTCAGAAACCACTTTGAATCGAGTTGGACTCCACAATATCAACAATGATGTATAATTCTCTCTCGGTAGCAAAACATCAATGATTTTAACGGAAGACCACATTAAGATAAATTTTTGAATAGTACGAGAATtagattgaataaaaataaaagttaggaACAACATTAAATATGGAGAAAAAGTCCAGAAATTACCGATTATGTTTCTTATGACTaacattatttatatttcaaatcttTCACATTTCACGATCAAACGCCTTTCTAAACATGACTTAAGACCTTGTTTGTCTAGGATTAAGTAAACCTTCCAAAAccttaaaatattatctaaattttagaatctttggaaaataatttatttgagtTTGCGTGTCAACATGTATATATTATGAAAGATTCGGATATAtcaagttaaaaaaattcaaaatgagtcTGTTGCTAAACTTAGATTAACTTAaaagtaaaagtctcttcagacacGTCTTTAATTTGGTCAATCTTTTTCTTACTTTACCTGTCTATAATGTTTTATTATCAAACATGCGTTTGTACTTTTTTGCTAGGAGTTGTGAAATTATTTCTACTAAGAACAGTAATAGGGATTCGGCTCCTAATAGAGATCCGGTGTCATCATCATTTTGACAATCACTGAGGGGCACAAAAGAAAGCTCGAAATCATAATTTGGAAAGCATACTTTCGACACTAAAATCAATATCATTAGGAAAGCCATCAATCTGAAAGGCTTATATCTGGCACTAAGAGgcttcttttttaaagattgtattattttatttttgtgggtCTGATTTAAGATTGTTTAGAAGGCACGCATTCCACCCAAACAATCATCATTTGAGAGTAGAAAAGGTGCATGTTCGGCgtcgaaatcatttttcaatagtcatcattttttttttttttgaacgaaAGCCCATATTTCATTAATCCGAATAACCCATACAGGTCGCTGCAAGAGCGTCCGCGCATAAAAGATTCAAGAGAGGAGAGGGCAAACGAAGGGCCCAACTAGAAGTCAAGCTAGTGCCCGTATGGGCCTTACAAACCCAGTCAGCGACGGTATTCGCCTCTCTACAGCAAAACCCTAACGTAAGATTGGAAAAAAGGGTTAGAAGGAAAGCAGCCTCTGCGAAGAGAGATCAATCTCGCCACGGCGGCTGAGAGCGACGATTCAACGTTTCCACGACAGTGAGGCTGTCTGATTCAACGACTATTGCTGCAGCTTGAAGCCCTTGATGCAGAAGATGGTGGAGCGAGAAAGATAGGGCTTGGATCTCAACTTGAAGAGCGGAGACAGCCACAACGCCTAAAGAGAAGCCATCGGTAAGTCGGCCTTGATGATCCCTACAAATGCAAGCGATCGTACCATGGTTGCTACCTTGATGAAAAGATCCATCGATATTAACCTTCAAAACTCCGAGATCTGGGGGACGCCATAGATGGGATCTGTTTCTAATCGAACTCCTTTGATGCAGATTAGGAGATGAAGATAAGCGATTGACTTGAGCGTGAGTCAGTGCCGCTTCTACAACCTGCGTTGGATTGGGATAAGTACCTCGGAAGACGAAGGCATTCCGAGCACGCCTGAATCTGCCACGTAATATTAGAAATAAAGGCCAGCCGAGGTAAGCGATGTCCTTCTCCAATCGTGGCCACAATCCACGAGTCCAGACGCTGAATGTGAGTGGGAAGGACTGAAACCCCGATCTGGGAATGATTCCACACCTGTTGAGTCCACGAACAAAGTAAGAATAAATGTTCCAATGTTTCTGGAGTCTTACTTTTGCATAATGTGCAGCAAGGATTGTCTAATATGTGTCTTCGATACAGGTTTTCTCGTGTGGCCAAAGCATTGCTACAGATGGACCAGAGGAAGACTCGGATCTTGGGTGCAGTAGGCATCTTCCAGAGGGTACGCCATAACCAGGTAGGAAGTTGGTATGATGTAGAAGCATTTGAAGTTGATGTACCTGATTGTGTCTGAATAAGTGCATGATATGCTGATTTGACCGTGAATGTTCCCTGTTTGGTTGCTGTCCATATAAGTGCATCTGAAGTGAAGTTAGGCCGAAGTGGAATGTCTGTGATCTGTTGAATGATTGGCATGTCGAAAAATCTGTATAATAAGTCAATCTTCCATGAACTAGTGGTCTGGTCAATAAGATCAGCAACTAGTGTAGGTTCTTCAGGGGCTTTAGGTCCACCTAGAATTCCCATAGGGAGCCATCGGTCTTCTCTGATATTAATGCATGTGCCATCTCCCACAGACCAAGTAATGTGTGGTAAAATTGCATTCCTCCCACATAATAAGCTCTGCCAGCCCCATGAGGGCCGAGTGCCTTTGTTTGCTTTTAAAAAAGTGGAAGAATGGAAATATAAGCCCCTAAAAAACTTACTCCATAAAGATAATGGCTGATGCAATAGATGCCAAGCCTGCTTACCAAGCATGGCGTGATTAAAACTCACCAAATCACGAAAACCCAATCCGcctagttcttttcttttctgaagaTTTTTCCAACTCTGCCAGGGAATTCCAGATCTACTTGTATCATTACTCCACCAGaattttgccattcttttctcAATAACTTTACATAATGATATGGGAATCTTAAACACagacattgcatattgtggGATAGATTGAATAACTGTCTTTAATAAAACTTCTTTTCCACCCTTTGATACTAGTTTCTCCTTCCATCCTTCTAATTTCGAATGAACTCTGCTCAACAGCCAGGAAAACATATCTCTTTTAGATCTACCCCAGTCAGTAGGGATCCCTAGATACTTCCCACAACGCTGTAACATTGGTACCCATAATTCCCCAGCTAGATTTTCCTGAAGAGATGTAGGGCAACAAGGACTAAAGAAAACTCCAGACTTATTGCGATTGATAGTTTGTCCTGATGCCAAGCAATACTGGTTTAAAATATTGGAAAGATTCTGACACTCCATCAAGGTACCATTAAGAAAAAAGACAGCATCGTCAGGAAAAAGAGATGCGATAGAGTAGGACACCATTGATTCAGCTTGATGCCTTTGAGCGAGCCCATATTCATAGCATTCCTTATTAGGAAGGATAAGAGATTTGCAACTATGATAAACAAGTAAGGTGATAGGGGATCTCCCTGCCTCAGCCCACGAGTCGGGTGAAAAGTCGGTAAAAACTCCCCATTCATTTTGATAGAGAATGATGGCGTGGAAATGCACTGCATGATTAGCTGGACCCAATGGGAATGAAATCCCAATCGAAGTAAATAATCTCTaagaaagtcccattcaacaCGGTCATAAGCTTTCTGCATATCTAACTTGAGAATTGCTTTGAAATGACATCTTCTTTGCCTAGTCTTGAGCTGATGAATGACTTCCTGTACAATTAGAACATTGTCCTGAATCTGTCTGCCAGCAACAAACGCGCTCTGTTCTTCAGTAATCAGCATAGGCAGCAAGGGTTTCAATCGGTTAGCCAGCACTTTAGAAAAGATTTTGTAGGCATAGTTACATAGGCTAATAGGACGATACTGATCCAAGCTTTCCGGGTTGGGGGTTTTGGGGATTAGGGTTATAGCAGTTCTGTTTAGAGATGGAGGTAATATACcgtaagaaaagaaatgaagcaCCGCTTCCGTGAATGTCCACTTTAATAATTTCCCAATGTGATTGATAAAATAAACCACTTAAACCATCCGGGCCTGGTGCCTTTGAAGCCCCTAATTGAAAGGTAGCAACTTGAACTTCTTCAAGAGTGGGTTGAGCAAGGAGAGCTGCATTCATTTCTGCATCAATCATCTGTGGACATTGTTCTAAAATCTGT
This Eucalyptus grandis isolate ANBG69807.140 chromosome 7, ASM1654582v1, whole genome shotgun sequence DNA region includes the following protein-coding sequences:
- the LOC104453401 gene encoding uncharacterized protein LOC104453401, translated to MQLYMDRNETARAVESHTGIDRQMTQMVWDRLEEQNPVFFQQYYIRVVLKQQILRFNQLLEQQHRAMNFPPVPAKQQMSMELAAETAPHNGDSPLSVMNFENEADSDKLPAIPAGSVGLGEVAGSAPHLVPGGSLPRSSLEAQGMRINAALDSAQRPISQVPNLTAGGHHAGNIRGPFQPSTSMAQSLSCFDINLEASVQEALANLALDQGPPSVDL